Sequence from the Bufo bufo chromosome 10, aBufBuf1.1, whole genome shotgun sequence genome:
AGGGTCAGGCCAAGAGGACATTGGGTGCAGGCTGAGAGGACATCAGGGAAAAGCCGGGAGGACACTGGGGGTAGGCTGAGAGAACACCAGGGAGAGGCCAAGAGGACACTGGGGGCAGGCTGAGAGAATACCAGGGACAGGCCAATCAGGCCAAGAGGACACTAGGGACAGGCTGAAAGAACCCTGTTAACAAGCCATGAGAGCACCGAGAACAAGCCGAGAGGACACCAGGGACAGGCCAAGAGGACACCGGGGACAGGCCAAGAGGACACCGGGGACAGGCCAAGAGGACACCGGGGACAGGCCAAGAGGACACCGGGGACAGGCCAAGAGGACACCGGGGACAGGCCAAGAGGACACCGGGGACAGGCCAAGAGAACACCGGGGACAGGCCAAGAGGACACCGGGGACAGGCCAAGAGGACACCGGGGACAGGCTGAGAGggcattaggtgcaggctgagagGACACCAGGGACAGGCTGAGAGggcattaggtgcaggctgagagGACACCAGGGACAGGCTGAGAGGACACCAGGGACAGGCCAAGAAGACACTAGGGATAGGCTGAAAGGACCCTGGAGACAAGCCGTGAGaggagggtggccactggcttcatacaagaaagccggacctcaccgGCCAAGCCCCCAACTGATAAACCACGTCCGCAtaagtgaagccacgcccccgctCCGTGAAGCCACGACCCCATCGCTGGCCaggggaaaaaaggggggaggagagggaagaactttctgaggggaaggtgagctgggggcagccggggtgcttctctCTGCCTCCGTCagccatgtctgcggctctagtgactgactggaggtgagagaagcctcagtcagttgctgcagctcacgctcagacagtgcAGTGCTGCGgtctgagtgtgagctactgaaagggtggacatccctgcgttcgtccaggccctgcgctggacggaggacagggagccagaaaaccggacgtctggccaccctagccTCCAGAACAAGCCGAGAGGACACAAGAGACAGCATGCGAGAGCCCCGGGGACAGGCCGAGAGGACAACAAGGACAGGGGGTTCTGTTCATAACACAGACAAAAGCATGACAGAGATACGTAAGACATATATGTAAAGAAGGAGGCAGCTACTGCGTAGAGGTAAGTACGGGTCAGGACGGTGACAGGGAGCAGTTCTCCAGATGAGGCAGCGCCAAACGTTCCATCATTCCAGAAAGACGCAGCGGAGCTGGTGCATGACATGGCAGAATACAGACTATCCTGCAGGATGAGAGCTGCTAGACACAGCTGCCCTCCTTCATGTACGCGCTGCACCCTgtatatcagggatcagcaacctccggcactccagaaactactactcccagaatgcttcattcacttccatgggagttagaagagccgccgagcatgtttgcatgctgggagttgtagtttcacagcagctggagtgccgaaggttgctgatccctgctgtatgtACACCCGCTCTGTACAAACCACAAACCCTGCAGCTTTGAAATGTGGCACAAAGGCGGCACTGAAACTCTCATGGTTCCCACAAGTAGATGCGAGCGTGCAAATGTCTGTGACCTCACTGTGTCACGCTACTGTGTGGAAAATGTGTGTATGCAGTTACCGTGTTTATGATATGTATATGATGTTACTGTATGTATGATGATGTCCGTCCAGTTGGATGAGAGTTGTGGGATTTGCAGTTGTGCCGCAGGTTCCAGAGGCTTCGGCTGTGTGATGTGCACCCTGCGACTCAACTCATCTATAATCAAGTGTATTGTAGAATAGAGCGATGATggcgtgtgtgtatatgtgtgtgtatgtatgtgtgtgtgtatgtgtatgtatgtgtgtgtatgtatatgtgtgtgtgtgtatgtatatgtgtgtgtgtatgtatgtgtgtgtgtgtatatgtgtgtgtgtatgtgtgtatgtatgcatgtatgtgtgtgtatgtgtgtgtgtgtgtgtgtgtgtatgtatgtgtgtgtgtgtgtatgtatgtatatgtgtgtgtgtgtatgtatgtatgtatgtatgtgtgtgtgtatgtgtatgtatatgtgtgtgtatgtatgtgtgtgtgtatgtatgtatatgtgtgtgtatgtatgtgtgtgtatgtatatgtatgtgtgtgtgtgtgtatgtatgtgtgtgtgtatgtgtatgtatgtatgtatgtgtgtgtatgtatatgtatgtgtgtgtgtatgtgtgtatgtatgtgtgtgtgtatatgtgtgtgtatgtatgtatgtgtgtgtatatatgtgtgtatgtatgtatgtatgtatatgtgtgtgtatgtatgtgtgtgtatgtatgtgtgtgtatgtgtgtgtatgtatgtgtatgtgtgtgtgtgtgtgtatgtatgtatgtgtatgtatgtatgtgtgtatgtatatacactcacctaaagaattattagtgcccccatactaatacggtgttggacccccttttgccttcagaacggccttaattctacgtggcattgattccacaaggtgctgatagcattctttagaaatgttggcccatattgataggatagcatcttgcagttgatggagatttgagggatgcacatccagggcacgaagctcccgttccaccacatcccaaagatgctctattgggttgagatctggtgactgtggggccattttagtccagtgaactcattgtcatgttcaagaaaccaatgtgagatgattggagctttgtgacatggtgcattatcctgctggaagtagccatcagaggatggatacatgttctcattctgtttacgccaaattcggactctaccatttgaatgtctcaacagaaatcgagactcatcagaccaggcaacatttttccagtcttcaacagtccagttttggtgagctcgtgcaaattgtagcctcttttccctatttgtagtggagatgagtggtccccggtggggtcttctgctgttgtagcccctccgcctcaaggttgtgcgtgttgtggcttcacaaatgctttgctgcagacctcggttgtaacgagtggttatttcagtcaacgttgctcttctatcagcttgaatcagtcggcccattctcctctgacctctagcatccacaaggcatttttgcccacaggacggccgcatactggatgtttttcccttttcacaccattctttgtaaaccctagaaatggttgtgcgtgaaaatcccagtaactgagcagattgtgaaatactcagaccggcccgtctggcaccaacaaccatgccacgctcaaaattgcttaaatcacctttctttcccattctgacattcagtttggagttcaggagattgaccaggagcacccccctaaatgcatcgaagcaactgccatgtgattggttgactagataattgcatcaatgagaaatagaacaggtgttcctaataattctttaggtgagtgtatgtatgtatttgtgtgtatgtatttatctgtatgtgtgtgggggggggggtaaatactTTTTTTCTACAGAACAGGAAGCATCGACCTCAGAGTTGCACACATCGCCACGTGTGGACTTGCGCCAGCTTCTGTGCAGCACCAGTGCACCCACAAGATAGCGTCTCAGGCCTGGGGGATGGGCCGTAGCACCCTCCTCTGTGCTTGTAACTGGGGCAATGCACAGGTGCAGCCACAACAAGGGGGGAAATGTGCCTGATTCACAGCTATCCGTTACACCGCCTGAAAATTCAACATGAGAGCACTACAACTCTCAACATGTCAGGTGCCTAGAGAGAAACCACTGCACAGGGCTAATAACAGGCGTGATCTCATGCATCCGGGAGGGATCATGGGATTAAGTGATGTTACCTGCGCGCACACCTGAGGGGGAGGAGCCCTTTCCGGGATCTGCCAAGACTCCACAGGTAAAGGACAAAGGACAAAACAGAGCACTGCAGAAAGTGCGGTGTATCCCCTTCTCCTCTACAGACTGTGCGGTGTACCCCCTTCTCCTCTACAGACTGTGCGGTGTATCCCCTTCTCCTCTACAGACTGTGCGGTGTATCCCCTTCTCCTCTACAGACTGTGCGGTGTACCCCCTTCTCCTCTACAGACTGTGCGGTGTATCCCCCTTCTCCTCTACAGACTGTGCGGTGTATCCCCTTCTCCTCTACAGACTGTGCGGTGTATCCCCTTCTCCTCTACAGACTGTGCGGTGTACCCCCTTCTCCTCTACAGACTGTGCGGTGTATCCCCCTTCTCCTCTACAGACTGTGCGGTGTACCCCCTTCTCCTCTACAGACTGTGCGGTGTATCCCCTTCTCCTCTACAGACTGTGCGGTGTATCCCCTTCTCCTCTACAGACTGTGCGGTGTATCCCCTTCTCCTCTACAGACTGTGCGGTGTATCCCCTTCTCCTCTACAGACTGTGCGGTGTATCCCCTTCTCCTCTACAGACTGTGCGGTGTATCCCCTTCTCCTCTACAGACTGTGCGGTGTATCCCCTTCTCCTCTACAGACTGTGCGGTGTATCCCCTTCTCCTCTACAGACTGTGCGGTGTATCCCCCTTCTCTGCAGACTGTGCAGTGTACCCCTTCTCTGCAGACTGTGCAGTGTACCCCTTCTCCGCAGACTGTGCAGTGTACCCCTTCTCTGCAGACTGTGCAGTGTACCCTTTTCCGCAGACTGTGCAGTGTAACCCCTTCTCCGCAGACTGTGCAGTGTACCCCCTTCTCCGCAGACTGTGCAGTGTACCCCTTCTCTGCAGACTGTGCAATGTACCCCCTTCTCCGCAGATTGTGCAGTGTACCCCCTTCTCCGCAGACTGTGCAGTGTACCCCCTTCTCCGCAGACTGTGCAGTGTACCCCTTCTCTGCAGACTGTGCAGTGTACCCCTTCTCTGCAGACTGTGCAATGTACCCCCTTCTCCGCAGATTGTGCAGTGTACCCCCTTCTCCGCAGACTGTGCAGTGTACCCCCTTCTCCGCAGACTGTGCAGTGTACCCCTTCTCCGCAGACTGTGCAGTGTACCCCTTCTCTGCAGACTGTGCAGTGTACCCCTTCTCCGCAGACTGTGCAGTGTACCCCTTCTCCGCAGACTGTGCAGTGTACCCCTTCTCCGCAGACTGTGCAGTGTACCCCCTTCTCCGCAGACTGTGCAGTGTACCCCTTCTCTGCAGACTGTGCAGTGTACCCCTTCTCTGCAGACTGTGCAGTGTACCCCTTCTCCGCAGACTGTGCAATGTACCCCCTTCTCCGCAGATTGTGCAGTGTACCCCCTTCTCCGCAGACTGTGCAGTGTACCCCTTCTCTGCAGACTGTGCAGTGTACCCCTTCTCTGCAGACTGTGCAATGTACCCCCTTCTCCGCAGATTGTGCAGTGTACCCCCTTCTCCGCAGACTGTGCAGTGTACCCCTTCTCCGCAGACTGTGCAGTGTACCCCTTCTCCGCAGACTGTGCAGTGTACCCCTTCTCCGCAGACTGTGCAGTGTACCCCTTCTCCGCAGACTGTGCAATGTACCCTCTTTTCCGCAGAATGTGCAGTGTACCCCTTCTCTGCAGACTGTGCAATGTACCCCCTTCTCCGCAGATTGTGCAGTGTACCCCCTTCTCCGCAGACTGTGCAGTGTACCCCCTTCTCCGCAGACTGTGCAGTGTACCCCTTTCTCCGCAGACTGTGCAGTGTACCCCCTTCTCCGCAGACTGTGCAATGTACCCTCTTTTCCGCAGAATGTGCAGTGTACCCCTTCTCTGCAGACTGTGCAGTGTACCCCTTCTCTGCAGACTGTGCAGTGTACCCCCGTCTCTGCAGACTGTGCAGTGTGACCCCGTCTCTCCAGACTGTGcagtgtgacccccccccctgcagacaGAGCTGTGTTGTCCTTTGCATTGTTGGTGTCAGTCTGagactcccctcctcctcttcctcctccttctgcaAACATTAACAAAGGTTCTTTTCTCCTCCAGCTTCAGAGCCCGGATCACCCTGGAGGATCAGTCACCATGTCCCTGGTGttcctgctgctacttctgcatgGTATGTGCCGTTCCCCTGAGACCCCTCCACCTGTTCCTCAAATTACATGCACCCCAAATAATGTCCATCCACTTACACCCAGAACACTGCCCCCTGCAGTCCATTTAATGCCCCCTGCACTTACACCCAGAACACTGCCCCCTGCAGTCCATCTAATGCCCCCAGAATTCTGCATGTCTCCTATGAAAGTGTcttttgagctgtgtatctgctcctatcatgtgtgatacatagTTACAcatttacatagttaatacggttgaaaaaagaccataaatccatcaagttcaaccaagggatcggtggggacgcgaatcccagaaggaaatgagactcagatttctacacgtttccaagagcattaatgttttttacttttaagaattaatctaaaccctttataaacccgtcccctgttcctgcagtgaccacgtcctgaggacgtCTATTCCACAGACtcaccgttcttacagtaaagaagctttgacgcttctggagactgaagtatttcttctccagtcggaggcagcgcccccttgtcttctgagggcattttacatgggacagttttctccgtattttttgtatggcccatttatatatttgtacaggttaatcccgtccccccttagacgtctcttctcaagactaaataaattcaattcttttaatctttcttcctaATTAAGACCCTCcgggccccttatcagtttagtcgctctcctctgtactctctccagctccagggcgtcctttctatggactggtgcccagaactggactgcgtattccagatgaggccgcaccagcgctttgatactgtctgctgtatctaatcctaacatgtgtgatactgtctgctgtatctaatcctaacatgtgATATACTATCTTCTTTatttaatcctatcatatgttatACTATCTGCcgagctactgtatctaatcatattgtgtgatactgcctgctgtatctaatcctactgtgtgatactgcctgctgtatctaatcctactgtgtgatactgcctgctgtaccTAAACCTGTCctatgtaatactgtctgctgtatttaATCCTATTACTGGCTCCTGTATCTAATTCTCTGATGTGATACTATCTactttatctaatcctattgtgtgataccgtctgctaagatgctgtatctaatcctatcatgtgtgatactgtcttggaCAATCTAGTCCTATTATGCATGATACTCCCTTCTGTACCGTATCTTGtcatgtgtgatacggtctgttgtatctattcatatattgtgTAAAAGTatactgtatctaatcccatcatgtgtgatacagtcggcGTTATCAAATCATATCATGTGTAAAACTGCTTGCTGTATCTAATGCTAGCCTGTGTGATCCTGTCCGGGATGATGGCGCAGGACTACTCCCCCCATTCTGTGATGCTCTGGTGCAGCATGCTGAGTCTTGTCCTTGTAATAAGTCATATTGTTCCGAAACTCTGATATTTGAAGGAATTTTCTATGTCTTCTGATACATGAAACCAGACGCGGCAGAGCCGACTGTGACGCACTCGCCGCCCCCCTGAACTCCTCAGTCAGAGTGTGAATTCGAAACACTGCTGAGGCCACCGCCACGGCTCCAGAGAGCAGCCGCCAGGATCTCTTCCTCTACCTGCAGCCTCCATG
This genomic interval carries:
- the LOC120980721 gene encoding oocyte zinc finger protein XlCOF6-like isoform X2 yields the protein MQRTTQLCLQGGGSHCTVWRDGVTLHSLQRRGYTAQSAEKGYTAQSAEKGYTAHSAEKRVHCTVCGEGGTLHSLRRKGYTAQSAEKGVHCTVCGEGGTLHNLRRRGYIAQSAEKGYTAHSAEKRVHCTVCGEGVHCTVCGEGVHCTVCGEGVHCTVCGEGVHCTVCGEGGTLHNLRRRGYIAQSAEKGYTAQSAEKGYTAQSAEKGVHCTICGEGGTLHSLRRRGTLHSLQRRGTLHSLQRRGTLHSLRRRGYTAQSAEKGYTAQSAEKGYTAQSAEKGYTAQSAEKGYTAQSAEKGYTAQSAEKGVHCTVCGEGGTLHNLRRRGYIAQSAEKGYTAQSAEKGYTAQSAEKGVHCTVCGEGGTLHNLRRRGYIAQSAEKGYTAQSAEKGVHCTVCGEGVTLHSLRKRGYTAQSAEKGDTPHSL
- the LOC120980721 gene encoding oocyte zinc finger protein XlCOF6-like isoform X1 encodes the protein MQRTTQLCLQGGGSHCTVWRDGVTLHSLQRRGYTAQSAEKGYTAQSAEKGYTAHSAEKRVHCTVCGEGGTLHSLRRKGYTAQSAEKGVHCTVCGEGGTLHNLRRRGYIAQSAEKGYTAHSAEKRVHCTVCGEGVHCTVCGEGVHCTVCGEGVHCTVCGEGVHCTVCGEGGTLHNLRRRGYIAQSAEKGYTAQSAEKGYTAQSAEKGVHCTICGEGGTLHSLRRRGTLHSLQRRGTLHSLQRRGTLHSLRRRGYTAQSAEKGYTAQSAEKGYTAQSAEKGYTAQSAEKGYTAQSAEKGYTAQSAEKGVHCTVCGEGGTLHNLRRRGYIAQSAEKGYTAQSAEKGYTAQSAEKGVHCTVCGEGGTLHNLRRRGYIAQSAEKGYTAQSAEKGVHCTVCGEGVTLHSLRKRGYTAQSAEKGYTAQSAEKGDTPHSL